Within the Glycine max cultivar Williams 82 chromosome 12, Glycine_max_v4.0, whole genome shotgun sequence genome, the region TGGTGAAGTGTTGAAAGTAAATGTCCACATTCCATACCATCTGAATTTCGTGTGCTACTGCCCCAACCCACATAAGGATGGGCCCATAACATAGTCTTCTACACTTTAAATTCAAAAGCAGCCTCAATCTCACACCAAcaacactaaataaaaaaaaaggaggctGAAGCATAATCAGCGCGGCGGTGTAAGATGGTGGCAACGGCGATCGAGGAAGTGCGAACCCTCTGGATTGGCGATTTACAGTACTGGGTCGACGAGTCCTACCTCTCTCAGTGCTTCGCCCACAGCGGCGAAGTGGTTTCCATCAAAATCATCCGCAACAAGCTGACGGGCCAGCCCGAGGGCTACGGCTTCGTCGAGTTCGTCTCGCACGCCTCGGCCGAAGCCTTTCTCCGAACCTTCAACGGGGCCCAAATGCCCGGCACGGACCAGACCTTCAGGCTCAATTGGGCCTCGTTCGGGGACTCCGGGCCCGACCACTCCATCTTCGTCGGCGATCTCGCCCCCGACGTCACCGATTTCATCCTCCAGGAGACTTTCCGGGCCCATTATCCCTCCGTTAAAGGGTCCAAAGTCGTCACCGACCCCGCCACGGGCCGCTCCAAGGGCTATGGGTTTGTTAAGTTCGCCGATGAGGCCCAGAGGAACCGCGCCATGACTGAAATGAACGGCGTTTATTGCTCCACGCGCCCAATGCGTATCAGCGCGGCTACTCCTAAGAAGAATGCTTCTTTTCAACACCAATATGCTCCACCTAAAGGTAAGTGCAATACAATTCTtcgttagattttatttttattgcaacTTTGAAGAGGCGCTTATTGTGAATTTGATTACTTTGCAGCAATGTATCAATTTCCTGCATACACTGCTCCAGTGAGTACTGTTGCGCCGGAGAATGATGTGAATAATACCACTGTAAGTCGGATACATCACTGACCaatcatttatttatgttatgaTGAGTAAATCACCGTTTTAGTCCTGGAAGTGTATAGCGTTGTTACATCAGTGTCTGAAATTAAGGAAATTTCAAATAAGTCCAATCACATTAGTCCAAAATTCAGAAAAACGTATTACTTGAGAGATAATATTAACACATTTAGGGATCAAAATGATAGTAAGGATTTAAGTTTATGAACTTGGATGAAACAACTGGAACTTTTAGGGActtaatttggatttttttttattttagagacTAATATAATGTGACTGCATATTAAAGTGATAGCACGCTACGCTTTCAGGAATTAAATTGCTGGTTTACTCTTTATGTGATTTTATGGTACTCTTACTTACATCCGTTTGTGTTGCAGGTTTGTATTGGTAATTTGGATCTTAATGTGACGGAGGAGGAGCTTAAGCAAGCCTTTGTgcaatttggtgatattgtgttGGTCAAAATTTATGCGGGCAAAGGATATGGTTATGTTCAATTTGGAACTAGGTTTTTGCTTTTTTACCCTTAATCTTTAACATGTGAATCTTTGTGGGGTTACTCTAATATTTTGAAACTCAAAGGGTAAATGATATGATTTTGACTGTTGCTACCCCTTTTCCAAGGCAATAAGTTTCATGTGGCCTGATGTCATGTTACTCTGCATCTTATGAGGTCTTTCATCAATCTTAGTTTCTTCTCCTTCTGCTTTTGCTTGTTATTAATTGGCATTTTAACAGCTTCCATGGCTTTTGTCTGTAGAGCGTCTGCTGAAGATGCCATTCAGAGGATGCAAGGGAAGGTAATAGGTCAGCAAGTGATCCAAATTTCTTGGGGCAGTACCTTGACAGCTAGACAGGTGATTTTGCCTGTGGAAATGATTCAACTATTGACAAAATGAATTTAGATTGTCATGCTTACACTGGCCTGTTGCATGTTTGTCATATacaatgcattttaattttgaaaactacTTCAATGTATACAACTATATAAGGTCTTCCAATATTTGTAGGTCGGTAACATATGGCCTTGTTTAGGGTTATTGTCCTTGAGAATTTGATCTTTAGCCAGGTTCAATGGTGTTGTGTGATTTGTGTAG harbors:
- the LOC100813616 gene encoding polyadenylate-binding protein RBP47B'; its protein translation is MVATAIEEVRTLWIGDLQYWVDESYLSQCFAHSGEVVSIKIIRNKLTGQPEGYGFVEFVSHASAEAFLRTFNGAQMPGTDQTFRLNWASFGDSGPDHSIFVGDLAPDVTDFILQETFRAHYPSVKGSKVVTDPATGRSKGYGFVKFADEAQRNRAMTEMNGVYCSTRPMRISAATPKKNASFQHQYAPPKAMYQFPAYTAPVSTVAPENDVNNTTVCIGNLDLNVTEEELKQAFVQFGDIVLVKIYAGKGYGYVQFGTRASAEDAIQRMQGKVIGQQVIQISWGSTLTARQDVPGGWGAQMDPSQWSAYYGYGQGYESYAYGATHDPSLYAYGAYAGYAQYPQNVEGAQDMSAVSMPMEELYDPLAMPDVDKLNAAYLSIHGSSILGRSLWQRTSQSLQQA